Proteins from one Bartonella sp. HY328 genomic window:
- a CDS encoding cold-shock protein: MTTGTVKWFNSTKGFGFIQPDDGGADVFVHISAVEQSGLRKLDEGQKIGFELQRDKRSGKMSACNLTAA, translated from the coding sequence ATGACCACAGGCACAGTTAAATGGTTTAATTCAACCAAGGGTTTCGGCTTCATTCAACCAGATGATGGTGGCGCAGACGTATTTGTTCACATTTCAGCTGTTGAACAATCAGGTCTTCGCAAGCTTGATGAAGGCCAGAAAATTGGCTTCGAATTACAGCGCGACAAGCGCTCAGGCAAAATGTCAGCTTGTAACCTTACAGCTGCTTAA
- a CDS encoding DUF2975 domain-containing protein yields the protein MSFQTQPNKNAINTKPSRITLDIMLALFILFMVYYWVFTPLPQIAQDWLSSTNSINTGLPNSDEIILIGSPEFTVRLMALVVNLLFSAPIFYGFWLLRKLLKLYAQGLLFTKAHVEIFKHVAFSFIAYGICLFLSEPIMALALTAFNNNGDKLIVAGFGSSNLFPILTGIVMLPLVHVMQQAEKMADEQQYTV from the coding sequence ATGTCTTTTCAGACACAACCAAATAAGAATGCGATTAATACCAAACCAAGCCGAATAACGCTCGACATCATGTTAGCCTTATTCATTTTGTTTATGGTGTATTACTGGGTTTTTACTCCCCTTCCCCAAATTGCTCAAGATTGGCTTTCCAGCACCAACAGTATCAATACGGGATTACCCAATTCAGATGAAATTATTCTTATAGGCAGCCCCGAATTTACGGTGAGATTAATGGCGCTAGTCGTAAACCTTTTATTTTCCGCCCCAATTTTTTATGGTTTTTGGTTATTACGCAAACTCTTAAAGCTTTATGCGCAAGGTTTATTATTTACAAAAGCCCATGTAGAAATATTTAAACATGTTGCCTTTTCATTTATTGCCTATGGCATTTGCCTATTTTTGAGTGAACCTATCATGGCCTTAGCTTTGACTGCCTTCAACAATAATGGCGATAAATTAATTGTTGCTGGTTTTGGCTCAAGCAATCTCTTTCCCATTCTAACAGGCATTGTTATGTTGCCACTTGTTCATGTCATGCAGCAAGCTGAAAAAATGGCAGATGAACAGCAATATACAGTCTAA
- a CDS encoding helix-turn-helix domain-containing protein: MAIIVRLDVMLAKRKMRSNELAQAIGITEANLSLLKSGKVKAIRFSTLEAICKVLQCQPADLLEYASEEL; the protein is encoded by the coding sequence ATGGCGATTATTGTAAGATTAGATGTCATGCTTGCAAAACGCAAAATGCGCTCCAATGAACTCGCGCAAGCAATAGGCATTACAGAAGCAAACTTGTCCTTACTGAAATCTGGCAAGGTGAAAGCCATTCGTTTTTCCACCCTTGAAGCAATTTGCAAGGTCTTGCAATGTCAACCAGCAGACTTGCTTGAATATGCGAGTGAAGAACTCTAA
- a CDS encoding NAD(P)/FAD-dependent oxidoreductase, translating into MLKTTPTPKDDDSCGWFHLSEPRAAKPSHQGTSLTRFAIIGAGVAGLAIARQLAMHFPNDEILLLDAQSVSFGSSGRNSGFMIDLPHDVTAPDYIGDLTVAKINQKINLLAIDVLEKIIKDNNIACDLRHAGKYQAAVEPKGINILDSYSRGLEKMGEEFEIIEGSQLQDHIGTGFYKKAIYTKGTRLVQPAALVKGLANSLPNNIQLFENTPITAFEKGTKLTLHHSNGKIITDNLILANNCFVPQFGFLKNRILPMFTYAGLTRPLTTHEQELLGGKDYWGIIPADPSGTTLRRTVDHRLLLRNTVTFNPKALPRKNMLEKAKKNIQQSFKNRFTMLENVEFEYFWGGGIAITRNQKSFFGNLDNNIFAISGCNGLGLTKSTGLGTLLADHIKGEKNELIDFLLNSDGPSSNPPEPFLSFGADLTLWWGRKSAGLEC; encoded by the coding sequence ATGTTAAAGACAACACCAACGCCCAAAGATGATGATAGCTGCGGATGGTTTCATTTGAGCGAACCGCGCGCTGCAAAACCTAGCCATCAAGGTACATCGCTAACCCGCTTTGCTATTATTGGTGCAGGTGTTGCTGGACTTGCCATAGCTCGACAACTTGCCATGCATTTTCCCAATGATGAAATTTTACTCCTTGACGCGCAAAGCGTTAGTTTTGGCTCATCTGGTCGCAATTCAGGATTTATGATTGATCTACCCCATGACGTTACAGCGCCTGATTATATTGGTGATTTGACCGTTGCCAAGATCAATCAAAAAATCAATCTTCTCGCCATTGATGTGTTAGAAAAAATTATTAAAGACAATAACATTGCCTGCGACCTTCGCCATGCCGGTAAGTATCAAGCAGCGGTGGAGCCAAAAGGCATTAATATTCTTGATTCTTATAGCCGTGGCCTTGAAAAAATGGGCGAAGAATTTGAAATTATTGAAGGGTCGCAACTTCAAGATCATATTGGCACGGGTTTTTATAAAAAGGCAATTTACACCAAGGGCACGCGTTTGGTGCAGCCTGCAGCACTTGTAAAAGGATTGGCTAACTCCTTACCAAATAATATCCAGCTTTTTGAAAATACGCCAATTACTGCTTTTGAAAAAGGCACCAAATTAACCCTGCATCATAGCAATGGCAAAATCATTACCGATAATCTTATTTTGGCCAATAATTGTTTTGTTCCGCAATTTGGTTTTTTAAAAAACCGCATTTTGCCAATGTTTACCTATGCCGGACTAACGCGCCCATTAACCACACATGAGCAAGAATTGCTTGGCGGCAAGGATTATTGGGGAATTATTCCAGCTGACCCAAGCGGTACAACGCTAAGGCGCACTGTTGATCATCGTCTATTGCTGCGCAATACGGTTACATTCAACCCAAAAGCCCTGCCACGTAAAAACATGCTTGAAAAAGCAAAGAAAAATATTCAACAATCCTTTAAAAATCGCTTTACAATGCTTGAGAATGTGGAATTTGAATATTTTTGGGGTGGCGGCATTGCCATAACGCGCAATCAAAAAAGCTTTTTTGGCAATTTGGATAATAATATTTTTGCAATTTCTGGCTGTAATGGTTTAGGGCTTACCAAATCAACAGGGCTTGGTACTTTGCTTGCTGACCATATTAAAGGTGAAAAAAACGAGCTCATTGATTTCTTGTTAAATTCTGATGGCCCATCAAGCAATCCACCAGAGCCATTTTTAAGCTTTGGCGCTGATCTTACTTTATGGTGGGGACGAAAATCAGCTGGGCTTGAATGTTAA
- a CDS encoding ABC transporter ATP-binding protein yields the protein MLEARHLSFCYQGQKDNTFSDISIAVKPAEVLAVLGPNGVGKSTFLRTLIGYEKAAAGGSYLGGNALARLSYKDIAQKIAYIPQQSSVSFAFLVRTIIEMGISPHLSTFEIPDASTAEAVENAARLVKISHLLDKPINEISGGEQQLVYIARALLQKTQFIIMDEPTAHLDFANQARFLTLVSHLSKNGIALIFSTHIPDHAYSVADKVLLLQPNDHHFYGTAQEVMTNENLSNAYQIDIESFDYKNRHLFIVGNEAR from the coding sequence ATGTTGGAAGCGCGTCATCTTTCATTTTGCTATCAAGGGCAAAAAGATAATACTTTTTCGGATATTTCGATTGCCGTTAAGCCAGCAGAAGTTTTGGCTGTTCTTGGCCCTAACGGTGTTGGAAAGTCAACCTTTCTACGCACGCTCATTGGCTATGAAAAGGCCGCCGCTGGTGGCTCTTATCTTGGCGGCAATGCCTTAGCGCGTTTAAGCTATAAGGATATAGCGCAAAAAATTGCCTACATACCACAACAAAGCAGTGTTTCTTTTGCGTTTTTGGTGCGTACGATCATTGAAATGGGGATTTCGCCGCATTTATCAACCTTTGAAATACCTGATGCAAGTACCGCTGAGGCGGTTGAAAATGCAGCACGGCTGGTAAAAATTAGCCACCTGCTTGATAAGCCGATTAATGAGATTAGTGGCGGTGAGCAGCAGCTTGTCTATATAGCGCGTGCTTTGTTACAAAAAACGCAATTTATCATCATGGATGAGCCTACCGCCCATCTTGATTTTGCCAATCAAGCGCGATTTCTAACCCTTGTATCGCATTTGTCAAAAAATGGTATTGCGCTTATTTTTTCAACCCATATACCTGACCATGCCTATAGTGTTGCTGATAAAGTGCTTTTATTGCAACCAAATGACCACCATTTTTATGGTACTGCACAAGAGGTTATGACCAACGAAAATCTTTCAAATGCTTATCAAATTGATATTGAAAGTTTTGATTATAAAAATCGACATTTATTCATTGTTGGCAATGAAGCGCGATAA
- a CDS encoding FecCD family ABC transporter permease: MKIFINWLIYAILPLSLFIIAMLMGRFFIAPEAIVKTLAAHIFGFEVDVPARVQSIIIDTRLPRIFGAMLVGAALALSGSCYQGVFRNPLVSSFTLGVSAGAGFGAALAILLFANNWMVPLSAFAFASLAVLCCFGISRLYRSYNILILILSGIIVGSVFTALLALVKYTADPFSKLPVIEYWLLGSLASIANSDVIIIATMMIPAAFILILLRWRLNILAMGDETARQLGINPVLYRFIYIAAATLIAAAAVSVSGIIGWVGLVIPHITRIIIGPDFRKLIPASIAIGACFLLIIDSLSRSLTSIEIPLGILTALVGAPIFLILLRRNSLGWNS; this comes from the coding sequence GTGAAAATTTTTATAAATTGGCTTATTTACGCCATTCTACCTCTATCATTATTTATCATAGCAATGTTGATGGGGCGATTTTTTATCGCCCCTGAAGCTATTGTAAAGACCTTGGCTGCCCATATTTTTGGGTTTGAGGTTGATGTTCCCGCTCGCGTGCAATCGATTATTATTGATACGCGCTTGCCGCGGATATTTGGCGCAATGCTGGTTGGTGCAGCCCTTGCTCTTTCAGGAAGTTGCTATCAAGGGGTGTTTCGCAATCCCTTGGTATCTTCCTTCACATTGGGCGTATCGGCTGGTGCTGGCTTTGGAGCAGCTCTTGCCATTTTACTTTTTGCCAATAATTGGATGGTGCCGCTTAGTGCCTTTGCCTTTGCCTCGCTTGCGGTTCTTTGTTGCTTTGGTATTAGTCGCCTTTACCGTTCATATAATATTTTGATTTTGATTTTAAGTGGCATCATCGTTGGTTCAGTGTTTACGGCTTTACTCGCTTTGGTAAAATATACCGCCGACCCATTTTCAAAATTACCGGTCATTGAATATTGGTTGCTTGGTTCGCTTGCTTCTATAGCTAATAGTGATGTGATCATTATTGCAACAATGATGATACCAGCAGCATTTATTTTGATATTGTTGCGTTGGCGATTAAATATTTTAGCTATGGGTGATGAAACAGCACGCCAATTGGGCATTAATCCGGTACTTTATCGTTTTATCTATATCGCTGCTGCGACTCTTATTGCCGCTGCGGCTGTTTCTGTAAGCGGTATTATTGGCTGGGTCGGTTTGGTTATTCCTCATATTACCCGTATTATTATTGGCCCAGATTTTAGAAAACTTATCCCCGCATCAATTGCGATTGGCGCATGTTTTTTGTTAATTATTGATAGCCTATCACGCTCGCTCACTTCGATTGAAATTCCGTTAGGCATTTTAACCGCACTGGTTGGTGCACCGATTTTTCTTATTTTATTGCGACGCAATAGCTTGGGGTGGAATTCTTAA
- a CDS encoding ABC transporter substrate-binding protein, translating to MNKIYKTSHFSARLKSLALGAFALIAFSLNPALADRQFTDQLNRSVTLPDKVERVVVLQHQTLDILVELDADKKIVGVLDRWPKLIPGLDRYAPELDKLPKVGDLTSVNIEEVVGLNPDVVFVTNYAPQAMIDQITKVGIPVVAISLSKGEGIEAPKLNPTFADDDAAYSEGLREGIKLIGAIVDRDKQADELIQYAFDKRKIVEDRVANIADKDRVRLYMANPDLHTYGSGKYTGVIMKRSGGTNVAEGVKGAAQVSIEQVVLWDPQVIFVQDRYASVADDIRNNPQWKEISAVKNNKIFITPEYVKPWGYPLPEALALGELWMAKKLYPEKFADIDMNEVVQKYYQKFYRHSYDGEN from the coding sequence ATGAATAAAATTTACAAAACCTCCCATTTTAGCGCGCGCTTAAAGTCACTTGCTTTGGGTGCTTTTGCACTTATCGCATTTTCTTTAAACCCAGCTCTTGCAGATCGACAATTTACGGATCAGCTTAATCGTAGTGTAACGCTACCTGACAAAGTTGAGCGTGTGGTGGTTTTGCAGCACCAAACCTTAGATATTTTAGTTGAGCTTGATGCCGATAAGAAAATTGTTGGTGTTTTAGATCGTTGGCCAAAGCTTATTCCGGGTCTTGATAGATATGCTCCCGAATTGGATAAACTGCCAAAAGTGGGTGATTTAACCAGTGTTAATATTGAGGAAGTTGTTGGCCTTAACCCAGATGTGGTTTTTGTTACCAATTATGCGCCACAAGCGATGATTGATCAAATCACCAAGGTGGGTATTCCAGTTGTTGCTATTTCTTTATCAAAAGGCGAGGGGATTGAAGCGCCCAAATTAAACCCGACCTTTGCTGATGATGATGCGGCTTATTCAGAAGGGCTACGTGAAGGTATTAAGTTAATTGGTGCTATTGTCGATCGCGATAAACAGGCTGATGAGCTTATTCAATATGCATTTGATAAGCGTAAAATTGTTGAAGATCGCGTTGCAAATATTGCAGATAAAGACCGTGTGCGCCTTTATATGGCTAATCCTGATCTCCATACCTATGGCAGCGGAAAATATACCGGCGTTATCATGAAGCGTTCAGGCGGCACTAATGTTGCTGAAGGCGTCAAAGGTGCGGCACAAGTATCAATTGAGCAAGTGGTTTTGTGGGATCCGCAAGTGATCTTTGTTCAAGATCGTTATGCAAGTGTCGCTGATGACATTCGCAATAATCCGCAATGGAAAGAAATTTCAGCGGTTAAAAATAATAAAATATTTATCACACCAGAATATGTAAAGCCTTGGGGTTATCCTTTACCAGAAGCTTTGGCGCTTGGCGAACTTTGGATGGCAAAAAAGCTCTATCCTGAAAAATTCGCAGATATTGATATGAATGAGGTTGTGCAGAAATATTATCAAAAATTCTATCGTCATTCCTATGATGGTGAAAACTAG